In one window of Cydia fagiglandana chromosome 10, ilCydFagi1.1, whole genome shotgun sequence DNA:
- the LOC134667943 gene encoding leucine-rich repeat-containing protein 1-like: MGPLTSLLLLAALITSQANAATWTQCRYSYGEENIPRGSSNDYIDFLHLDRCSINNLTEQDFIGLPNLGMIRISHNDIPYLDPAVFRGVIRVKTLHLEGNNLQTMPVFGAHSVLPNLTSLHVTGNEITKLDDPRTFSSTKQLEFLIINDNKIEFIHPDMFAGLTKLKYLYLNRNKLTYVDDKVFALTSLKSLTTISIRDNLLESVAPGAFRNTQLQELYLQGNRLTHLPEDFFATDGARLTWFCYHQNPWRCAYLDKIVARKNEVDLKCVYFGVKPVCSS, encoded by the exons ATGG GACCGTTGACATCACTGCTGCTGCTCGCTGCGCTGATCACCTCACAAGCCAATGCTGCCACTTGGACTCAATGCAGATATTCATACGGTGAAGAAAATATACCACGAGGGTCATCAAACGACTATATCGATTTTTTACACCTGGACAGATGCAGCATAAACAACCTAACGGAACAGGATTTTATTGGTCTCCCTAATTTAGGTATGATTCGGATAAGTCACAATGATATACCTTACCTGGACCCGGCCGTGTTTCGTGGTGTTATTCGAGTGAAGACCCTACATTTAGAAGGAAACAATCTTCAAACAATGCCAGTGTTCGGAGCACATTCAGTGCTCCCAAACTTAACATCCCTGCACGTTACTGGTAATGAAATAACTAAATTAGACGACCCAAGAACTTTCTCTTCAACAAAACAGTTGGAATTTCTCATCATCAACGATAATAAAATTGAGTTTATACACCCAGACATGTTTGCTGGTTTGacgaaattgaaatatttatacCTGAATCGTAACAAATTAACTTACGTGGACGATAAAGTGTTTGCTTTAACATCGTTGAAAAGTTTAACGACTATATCAATCAGAGACAATTTGCTGGAGTCAGTGGCGCCGGGAGCGTTCCGAAACACTCAGCTACAAGAGTTGTATTTACAAGGAAACAGGCTCACACATCTGCCTGAGGATTTCTTCGCCACCGACGGAGCGCGGTTGACATGGTTCTGCTATCACCAGAACCCTTGGCGATGCGCGTACTTGGACAAGATCGTGGCAAGGAAAAACGAAGTGGATCTGAAATGTGTTTACTTTGGAGTAAAGCCGGTATGCTCGTCATAA